The genomic interval TTGCCTTTAAGCAAAAAGCTCCCCAACGACAAGCCATTTTACCCAAACCAGTGCCCACAAAAGTAATAGCTCCACATCAGAAAGCACTTGATGCCCTAGAGGAGCTATGGCAAAGTGGATTGATGTATCGCAACTATTTGGAGTATCATTTTAGGCTATCCATGATTCTGCGAGAGTATTTGGAAGCGAGTTTGGGTTTTGGAGCAATTCAAATGACCACTGCCGAGATTGCCGAAAGCTTATTGGTACTTAAACCGCAATTTGATAAAGAGTACATCAATATCTTGCACTATTGTGACATGGTAAAATTTGCAAAAGTACAACCAGACTTAGAAGATATCTCCTTGCAAACCGAGAAGTTACGCTCAATTTTAAAAAGCATAGGAAGCAAGGTTCATGTTTAGATTTGCCCAGCCTTTGTATTTATTGCTTTTGTTGTTGATTCCCGCTTACTTATATTGGGAATTGGTAAGGCGTAAAGCACGCAGATTGGCATTACCGAGTAGCAGATTACAGTTAATGTTGCAGTTATCCGGCAAAAAATGGTATGGAGCGTATCTTTATCCAGGCTTAAGGGCGGCGAGCATACTTTTTTTAATACTTGCTCTAGCTCGCCCACAATGGGGTAATGCTTCCCGCTTGTTCAATAGACAAGGAGTGGATATCGCGATAGCCATGGATGTAAGTGGTTCTATGCTGGCTCTTGATTTTATGCCTCAAAACCGATTGGGTGCTGCGGTAAAAGTTGCCAAAGATTTTGTTTCGGGGCGACCCAACGATCGTTTTGCCTTGGTGGCTTTTTCGGAATATGCGATAAGCGCCAGCCCGCTTACCTACGATCATGCGGCAATTATGGGAGCACTGGATAAACTGGATGTAAATATGCAAGCTTCTGGAACGGCAATTGGCATGGGTTTGGCAAAAGCCGTTGCGCGCCTCAAAGATAGCAAGGCAAAATCTCGCATTGTTATTCTAATAACCGATGGCGTAAGCAATACGGGAGAAATAGACCCAATCTCAGCAGCCCGAATGGCGCAAGCATTAGGCATAAAGGTGTATCCCATCGGGGTTGGAAGCGGGGGAATGGTACCCTTTCCATATTCAGATCCTTTTTTTGGTACACGCAATATTCCTACTCTTATAGAATTGGATATGGAGAGTTTAAACAGAATTGCGGCAATAACTGGAACCAATGAGGCTGCCAAGGCTACTGATGCCGGAGAATTACGCAATATCATGCAAGAGCTTGATGCGCTTGAACGTAGTGAATTGAGCAGCAAGATAAACTACCGGTGGGATGATAAGTTCACCTTGCTTTTGTGGCCGGGATTGATATTATTGGCAATGGAAATTGTACTTAAAAGCATGTTTGTAGCAATTATGCCGGAGTAGAGCTACGATGAATTTATATGCAGCCAACAAATTGTTCTTGCTATTGATCATTCCACTTTTAGGCTTGATAATATTACGCTCGAGCAAGAGTTACGAACGCCGTTTTAAGCAATTTGCCGATCCGGAATTTATGCCCATATATCTTGCTCGTAGATCTCCATTCTATAGCGGATTAAAGCTATTTCTGTTGCTTATAGCTTCTTGTTTGCTGATTGTGGGGCTATCGCGCCCACAGTGGGATTATCGTGAACAAGAGTTTGATAGTGTGGGAATGGACATCATCTTTGCCATTGATGTTTCGCAGAGCATGGATGCAAAGGACATCCAGCCAAATCGT from Candidatus Cloacimonadota bacterium carries:
- a CDS encoding VWA domain-containing protein codes for the protein MFRFAQPLYLLLLLLIPAYLYWELVRRKARRLALPSSRLQLMLQLSGKKWYGAYLYPGLRAASILFLILALARPQWGNASRLFNRQGVDIAIAMDVSGSMLALDFMPQNRLGAAVKVAKDFVSGRPNDRFALVAFSEYAISASPLTYDHAAIMGALDKLDVNMQASGTAIGMGLAKAVARLKDSKAKSRIVILITDGVSNTGEIDPISAARMAQALGIKVYPIGVGSGGMVPFPYSDPFFGTRNIPTLIELDMESLNRIAAITGTNEAAKATDAGELRNIMQELDALERSELSSKINYRWDDKFTLLLWPGLILLAMEIVLKSMFVAIMPE